DNA from Streptomyces sp. NBC_01476:
GACCGGCCGGAGAATCTGCTGGCGCTGGAGGCTATCCTCTCGGCGCTCGATCAGACCCTGGTCCGGGCATCGTCCGGGGAGGAAGCGCTCAAGGCGCTGCTGACCGACGACTTCGCGGTGATCCTGCTCGATGTCCAGATGCCGGGCATGGACGGATTCGAGACCGCGGCGCACATCAAGCGGCGGGAGCGGACCCGGGACATCCCGATCATCTTCCTCACCGCGATCAACCACGGGCCGCACCACACCTTCCGTGGTTACGCGGCAGGCGCGGTCGACTACATCTCCAAGCCGTTCGACCCGTGGGTGCTGCGCGCCAAGGTGTCGGTCTTCGTGGACCTCTACATGAAGAACTGCCAGCTGCGCGAGCAGGCGGCGCTGCTGCGGCTCCAGTTGGAGCAGGGCCTGCCGTCCGCCGGATCCAATGGCGACGGCGCCCGGCGTGGCAATGGCGGGGAGTCGGTCGGCATCATCGCCGAGCTCTCCGCCCGGCTGGCCGCGGTCGAGGAGCAGGCCGAGGCGCTCGGCAAGCAGCTCAACGAGTCGGGGGACGGCGCGGCCGTGGCCACCGCCGCCCACCTGGAACGCAAACTCACCGGGCTGCGGCGGGCGTTGGACGCGCTGGAGCCCGGCACCGGCGGCGGGATCGGCAAGCAGCAGAACGGCGACTAGTGGTGGGCGGGACTTCCTCGTCCGGCTGACCGGAGTTCACGGGGGGCCCTGAGAGTCCCTCAGGTTCACCTGGCTCCGCCCGGTTTCGACTCCGGGGGGAGTCCCCACCCGCTGCCCGGCCGCTGCACGGCCCCGCCCACAGGGCCGCTGACGTGACGTCAATCATCTGATCGACGCGGTACGACACGAACGGGCGTATCCCCAGGCACGCGTGTCCCCCGATCACAAGGGCGGTAACCTCGGCACCATGGCCTCCCGTACGTCCGGCACCGCCAAGAAAGCCCCGGCGAAGCCTGCGGCGAAGAAGACCGCGGCCAAGAAGCTCGCGGCAAAGAGCGCTCCCGCCAAGGCACCCGCCAAGAAGGCGGCCGCGGCGGCCAGACCCGCGCCCAAGGCCGCCCCCTCACCGACCAACCCCCTCTTCCGCCTGGCACGCTTCATGTGGCTCGGGGTCGCCCACGGCATCGGAGCGATCTTCCGCGGCATAGGGCGCGGCGCCCGTGGCCTGGACCCGGCGCACCGCAAGGACGGACTGGCACTACTGCTGCTCGGCCTCACCCTGGTGGTCGCCGCCGGCACCTGGTCCAATCTGCAGGGCCCGGTCGGCGACCTCGTCGAGATGCTCGTCACCGGCGCCTTTGGCCGGCTCGACCTGCTGGTGCCCTTCCTGCTCGGCGCGGTCGCGGTGCGGCTGATGCGCCACCCCGAGCAGTCCGAGGCCAACGGCCGGATCGTGATCGGTCTGTCCGCACTCGTCATCGGCATGCTCGGACTGATCCACATCGCCTGCGGCTCCCCGGGCCGCGGCGAAGGCGCGCAGGCCATGCGCGACGCCGGCGGCCTGATCGGCTGGGCCGCCGCCTCCCCGTTCCTCTACACGGTCGGCGCCCCGCTGGCCGTACCGCTGCTGCTGCTCTTCACCCTCTTCGGGCTGCTGGTGGTCACCGCCACCCCGGTCAACGCCATCCCGCAGCGGCTGCGGTACGCCGGCACCAAGCTCGGCCTGTACGCGGCCCCACCGGACCCCGAGGCCGTCCCGCTGGAGGAGCTCTTCGACGGGGACGAGAGCGTGCTCCCGCCCGCCGAGGACGACGAGTCGCCGGTGCGCCGGCTGCCGCTGCGCTTCACCAAGCCGCCGCTCACCGACCGCGCCGGCCAGGCTGACCACGCCGACCGCGCCGACCCGTACGACGTGGACCGCGACGGCCCGCTGGACGCGGCCGACGAGCCCAAGCCGCGGCGCAGGCCCCGGCGCCGGGCGGAACCCGGCGACGAGCCGTCCGCGGTGGATGTGGCCGCGGCGGCGGCCGCCGCGCTGGACGGCGCGGTCCTGCACGGGGTGCAGCCCTCGCCGCTGGTGGCCGATCTGACCAGCCGGGTGCGCAAGCAGGTGCCGGCCGCCCGGGCGGAGGATGACGAGGACGCCCAGAGTGCGCGCGCCGCCGGCGACACCGCCGCGGGGTCTTCGGTGCCGGACCTGACCAAGCACACCGCCGACGTCGGCGACCCGCTGCCGCCGCGCGCCGAGCAGCTCCAGCTCTCCGGTGACATCACCTACGCCCTGCCCTCCCTGGACCTGCTGGAGCGCGGCGGCCCCGGCCGTACCCGCAGCGCCGCCAACGACGCGGTGGTGGCCTCGCTCGGCCAGGTCTTCAGGGAGTTCAAGGTCGACGCCAATGTCACCGGCTTCACCCGCGGCCCGACGGTCACCCGCTACGAGATCGAGCTGGGCCCGGCGGTCAAGGTCGAGCGGATCACCGCGCTCGCCAAGAACATCGCCTACTCGGTGGCCAGCCCGGACGTACGGATCATCAGCCCGATCCCCGGCAAGTCCGCGGTCGGCATCGAGATCCCCAACAGCGACCGCGAGATGGTCAACCTCGGCGACGTGCTGCGCTCGGCCGAAGCCGCCGGCGAGGACCACCCGATGACGGTCGCGCTCGGCAAGGACGTCGAGGGCGGCTATGTGATGGCCAACCTCGCCAAGATGCCGCACGTCCTGGTGGCCGGCGCCACCGGCTCCGGCAAGTCCTCCTGCATCAACTGCCTGATCACCTCGGTGATGGCCCGCGCCACCCCCGACGAGGTGCGGATGGTGCTGGTCGACCCCAAGCGCGTCGAGCTGACCGCGTACGAGGGCATCCCGCACCTGATCACCCCGATCATCACCAACCCCAAGCGGGCCGCCGAGGCCCTGCAGTGGGTGGTGCGGGAGATGGACCTGCGCTACGACGACCTGGCGGCGTACGGCTTCCGGCACATCGACGACTTCAACGCCGCGGTGCGCTCGGGGAAGGCCAGGACACCCGAGGGCAGCGAACGCGAGCTGTCGCCGTATCCGTATCTGCTGGTGATCGTGGACGAGCTGGCCGACCTGATGATGGTCGCGCCGCGCGACGTGGAGGACTCCATCGTCCGCATCACCCAGCTGGCCCGGGCGGCCGGCATTCACCTGGTGCTCGCCACCCAGCGCCCCAGCGTCGACGTGGTCACCGGTCTGATCAAGGCCAATGTGCCCTCCCGGCTCGCCTTCGCCACCTCCTCGCTCGCCGACAGCCGGGTCATCCTCGACCAGCCGGGCGCCGAGAAACTGATCGGCAAAGGTGACGGTCTGTTCCTGCCGATGGGCGCGAACAAGCCGATCCGGATGCAGGGCGCCTTCGTCACCGAGGAGGAGGTCGCCAAGGTCGTCGACCACTGCAAGGCGCAGCTCACCCCCTCGTACCGGTCGGACGTCACGGTCGGCAGCGGCCCGAAGAAGGAGATCGACGAGGAGATCGGCGACGACCTGGATCTGCTCTGCCAGGCCGCCGAGCTGGTGGTTTCCACTCAGTTCGGATCCACCTCGATGCTCCAGCGCAAACTGCGGGTCGGCTTCGCCAAGGCCGGCCGGCTGATGGATCTGATGGAGTCGCGCGGCATCGTCGGCCCCAGCGAGGGGTCGAAGGCGCGGGACGTTCTGGTCAAGAACGACGAGCTGGACGGCGTGCTCGCGGTGATCCGCGGCGGGTAAACGACCCCCTGCCGCCACTGAGGGTCGGTGGGAAGTGTGGGTCCCAGGACTTGGGGCACGTTCTGGGGCAACCCTTTCTCCTGTCCGCGCGTCAAGTTGTTACGGACGGACGAACCGACTCCACCCGCGCACAGCTCTTCGCAGCCCGAGTGGCGGACAAAAAGCGGTCGTCCGCTTGCCCCCCCGTTTTGCACCCCCCCTAGACTGAACTTCCAGCAGGTGGCTGCACGCTCGAAAGGCACCCTCGTGTCCATCGGCAACTCGCCCTCCGACGACCGTCCTTCGGTCGGTCGCGCCCTCGCCCAGGCCCGCATCGCCGCGGGACTGTCCATTGACGAGGTCAGCACCAGCACACGGGTACGCGTCCCGATCCTCCAGGCGATCGAACAGGACGACTTCTCCCGCTGTGGCGGTGATGTGTACGCGCGCGGGCATATCCGTACGATCGCCAGGGCCGTGGGACTCGATCCCGAACCCCTGGTCGAGCGTTACGTTGCCGAGCACGCCGGCGAGATCGCTCCCGCACCCGTGACCCCGCTCTACGAGGCGGAACGGATCCGTTCGGAACCGCGCCGCCCCAACTGGACCGCCGCCATGATCGCCGCGATCGTCGCGGTGGTGGGCTTCGTCGGCTACACCGCCTTCAGCGGCGGGGACGACGGCGGCACCAGTGCGAAGGCCACCCCGACCGCCACCACCACGCCGCCGCCCAGCCAGTCGCCGCAGGGCAACGGCGTGCCCAAGCCCCCGTCGCCGTCCAACAGCGCTATCGCCGCCGCGCCGCCCGGCAAGGTCACCGTCAAGGCGAGCGCCGCGGGCGGCACCAGCTGGATCCAGGCCACCGACGGCAACGGCAAGCAGCTCTACCAGAACTCGCTGAAGAAGGGCGAGTCGATGACCTGGACCGACGACAAGAAGATCAAGCTCGTCGTCGGCAACGCGGGCGCGGTGCAGCTCTTCGTCAACGGCAAGGACATCGGCCTGGCCGGCGACAAGGGCCAGGTCGCCCACCTGACCTACACCCCCGGAGATCCCTCCCAAGGGTGACGAGCTACGCGGCGGTGCACCAACCGCCGCGTACCGGTGGCCGTACCCCCTGCGGGTAGTCTGGGCTCATGCCCGAAACCCGTACCGTCGCTCTTGTCACGCTCGGCTGCGCCCGTAATGAGGTGGACTCAGAGGAACTCGCCGGACGGCTGGCGGCGGACGGCTGGCGGCTGGTGGACGACGCGTCCGATGCCGATGTGGCGGTGGTGAACACCTGCGGCTTCGTGGACGCGGCCAAGAAGGACTCGGTGGACGCCCTGCTGGAGGCGAACGACCTCAAGGGCCAGGGCCGCACCCGGGCCGTCGTCGCGGTGGGCTGCATGGCCGAGCGGTACGGCAAGGAGCTGGCGGACGCGCTGCCGGAGGCCGACGGGGTGCTCGGCTTCGACGACTACGCGGACATCTCGGACCGGCTGCGGACCATTCTGGCGGGCGGTGTGCACGCGCCGCACACCCCGCGGGACCGGCGGAAGCTGCTGCCGGTGAGCCCGGCGGAACGGCAGAGCGCGCGGGTGGCGCTGCCGGGGCACGGGCAGGAGCAGGCCGCGGGGGCCGCGGGTCCGGGTGGGGCGCCGGCCGGCGGGGTCGCGGGTGCGGGTGGGGCACTGGCCGCTGCGGGTGGCGGGCCCGCGGGTCCCGGTGGGGGACTGGCCACTGCCGACGGCGGGCCCGTAGCCGATCTGACCGACCTTCCGGAGGGTGTCGCGCCCGCGTCGGGCCCGCGCGCCCCGCTGCGGCGGCGGCTGGACTCCGGCCCGGTGGCCTCGGTGAAGCTCGCCTCCGGCTGCGACAGGCGCTGCAGCTTCTGCGCGATCCCGTCCTTCCGCGGCTCCTTCATCTCGCGCCGCCCCTCCGACGTCCTCGGCGAGACCCGGTGGCTCGCCGAACAGGGCGTCAAGGAGGTGATGCTGGTCAGCGAGAACAACACCTCCTATGGCAAGGACCTTGGCGACATCCGCCTGCTGGAGACACTGCTGCCCGAACTGGCAGCCGTCGACGGTGTCGAGCGCGTCCGGGTCAGCTACCTCCAGCCCGCCGAGATGCGCCCCGGCCTGATCGACGTGCTCACCGCGACGCCCGGCGTCGTCCCGTACTTCGACCTCTCCTTCCAGCACTCCGCGCCCGCCGTGCTGCGGGCCATGCGCCGCTTCGGCGACACCGACCGCTTTCTGGAACTGCTGGACTCCATCCGCGCCAAGGCGCCCGAGGCGGGCGTGCGGTCCAACTTCATCGTCGGCTTCCCCGGCGAGGCCGAGGACGACCTGGCCGAGCTCGAACGTTTCCTCGGCTCGGCCCGGCTGGACGCCATCGGTGTGTTCGGCTACTCCGACGAGGACGGCACCGAGGCTGCCACCTACGGCGACAAGCTCGATGAGGACGTGGTGGCCGCCCGGCTGGCGCGGGTCTCGCGGCTCGCGGAGGAGCTGACCGCCCAGCGCGCCGAGGAGCGGCTCGGCTCCACCGTCCGGGTGCTGGTCGAGTCGGTGGACGACGAGACCGGCGAGGTCACCGGTCGCGCGGACCACCAGGCGCCGGAGACCGACGGCCAGGTGCTGCTGACGCCGGCCGGTGGCTGGTGGGAGCCGGCCCCGGGGATGTTCGTCACCGCGAAGGTGACCGGTACGGAGGGTGTCGACCTGATCGCCGAGCCGCTGGGTGTGCAGGGAACCGTCGGTGACGGGGACGGGGTGGGCAGATGAGCGGAGCCTCCACGCCCGCGTCAGCGCCGACGCCCCCGTCCTCGAAGTCCTCAGGCTCGTCTTCTGCGTCATCGGCGTCTTCTGCGTCGTCAGGCGCGGCTGGTGAGTCCGCCGCGCCGGAGGGCGGGGCGACGGTGGCACCCCTGGTGTCCGGCTCGTCCCCCGACCACCTCGGGGACCCGCCGGCGCAGCCCAAGGCGCGGCTGATGAACGTCGCCAACCTGCTGACGATGATCAGGCTCGTGCTGGTCCCCGGCTTCGTCCTGCTGCTGGTCCACGGCGACGGCCACGATCCGGCCTGGCGGTCCTTCGCATGGGCGGCGTTCGCCGTCGCCATGATCACCGACCTCTTCGACGGCGAGCTGGCCCGGCGCTACGGTCTGGTCACCGATTTCGGCAAGATCGCCGACCCGATCGCGGACAAGGCGATCATGGGCGCGGCGCTGGCCGGCCTCTCCGCGCTGGGCGATCTGCCCTGGTGGGTGACGGTGGTGATCCTGGTGCGCGAGCTGGGCATCACCCTGATGCGGTTCTGGGTGATCCGGCACGGCGTCATCCCGGCCAGCCGCGGCGGCAAGCTCAAGACGCTGGCGCAGGGGGTGGCGGTCGGCATGTACATCCTGATCCTGACCGGCCCACTGGCCTCGATCCGCGCCTGGCTGATGGGGGTCGCGGTGATCCTCACCGTGGTGACCGGCCTGGACTACATCCGGCAGGCGGTCGTCCTGCGCCGGGCCGGCCTGGCCGCGCAGGAGGAACGGGCGCGGCGGGCATGACGGGTGCGTCAGGTGCATCGGGTGCGTCGGGTGCGGCGGGCACGTCGGGCGCATCGGGCCAGGACCGTACGGCCGACGCCCCATCGGCAAGGGCGAGCGCTGCCGCTGCCGAGGTCCTGCGGCTGCTGGACGAGCGGGCCGGGACGCTGGCCGTCGCGGAATCCCTCACCGGCGGTCTGGTGGCCGCGGAGCTCGCCGCAGTGCCCGGCGCGTCCCGGACCTTCCGCGGCTCGGTGACGGCCTACGCAACAGCCCTCAAGCACGAGATCCTCGGCGTGGACGCCGGCCTGCTCGCCGCGCGCGGCGCGGTGGACGGTGACGTGGCCCGGCAGATGGCCACCGGCGTCCGGGACCGGCTCGGCGCGGACTGGGGCATCTCGACCACCGGTGTCGCCGGACCCGACCCGCAGGACGGTAAGCCGGTCGGTACGGTGTTCGTGGCCGTGGCAGGCCCGTCGGAGGCTCCCGGGGCCGCTGAGGTAGCGGAACTGGCGCTGGCCGGGGACCGTACCGCGATCCGTGCCGCTTCGGTGGCCGCTGTGCTGGAACTGCTCGCGGCGCGGTTGAGGAGGAGTACGGTTGCGGGTCCGGGAATCGGCCAGAGTCCCGGATAACGGTCCTGGCACGAGTCCGGGGCCGGAGGATAGGGAAGAAGACGGGGGGAAGGGATGTTTGCAGCCCTGAGTGAACACGTCTTCGCTCCCCGCACGGCCGGTGCCCGAGGCGGTACGGTGGGGCGAGGAAGATGCGGTTACGCGGTCCGAGGAGGGAGCCACCGATGATCCTGCTCCGTCGCCTGCTTGGTGACGTGCTGCGTCGGCAGCGCCAGCGCCAGGGCCGTACCCTGCGTGAGGTCTCCTCGTCCGCCCGGGTCTCGCTCGGCTATCTGTCCGAGGTCGAACGGGGGCAGAAGGAGGCGTCCTCCGAACTGCTCTCGGCGATCTGCGAGGCTCTGGACGTGCCGATGTCCGAGGTCATGCGTGAGGTCAGCGACGATCTGTCGCTCGCCGAGCTCTCGCAGTCGGCGGCTTCCGAGACCACTGCCGCGCCGATGCGGCCCGTGCTGGGCGCGGTTACGTCTGTCACTTCCGTCACCTCCGTGGCCTCCGGTCCGGACGAACGGATCACCATCAAGGCACCGAAGAAGTCCGCCGAGGCAGTCGACGTCGTCGCCGCCTAGGCCGGGCTCACCGGTTCCTTCCAGTCAGCTGCTGCACGCGGCGGCCCGCCCCGGGATGTTCCCGGTCGCGGGCCGTTCTGCTGTGATCCCGTGTGCCCCTCGGTGGGCCTCGGTGCTTTTGCCATGTGTACGGGCCCAGTGCAGGGTAGACGAAGAGGGTCAGCGGGGGATGAACCGGACCTGAACGCGTCGATCCGCGAGGAGAACAGCGCATGACTGTTGTAAAGAGCCCTCTGCCCGAGCAGGCCCGCAAGACGGTCGGGGAGGCCCTGCAGGGCGCTCTGGTCGACCTGGTGGACCTGTCGCTGCTCGCCAAGCAGGTGCACTGGAACATCATCGGCCCGCGTTTCCGCTCCATCCACCTCCAGTTGGACGAGGTGGTCTCCGCGACCCGCACCGGCTCGGACAACGTGGCCGAGCGTGCCGCGGCCCTCGGCATCTCCCCCGATGGACGTGCCGGGACGGTCGCCAAGACGAGCGGCATCGACACCGTGACCGACGGCTGGGTCAAGGACTCCGAAGTCGTGGAGATCGTGGTCGCCGCGCTGGGCTCGGTCATCACCCGGATGCGTGAACGCATCACGGCCACCGACGAGCCCGACCCCGTGACGCAGGATCTCCTCATCGGCATCACCGCGGAGCTGGAGAAGCAGCACTGGATGTTCCAGGCGGAGAACGTCTGAGCGAGCTGTCCCCCGCAGGGCTGGTTCCCGGCCGGTCGGCGGCTGGTCTGTGGCCGGCCGTCCGGTCGGCCGCAGACCAGCCGGGTGCGGGCCGGCGAGGCGCGGCGTAGCGTGTGCCCGCCGGCCGCGGACCCGCGATGTGCCGTGTTCCATCTGTCCTCGGTCTGCGCGCGAGTATGACCTGACCTCGGGGCCGGGAGGGCTGTCCTGGACTCCTTTACGAGGATCCGGGCGGCCGAGAAGGAGCGGCGATGCGTGCACTTCGGCTACGGGGGCGGCCCTGGAAGGCGGCACGCCTGCTGCTCGCCCTGGCCGCCGGGCTGCTGTGGTGGTGGGCGGCCTACCGGCTCGCCGTCCGGCCCGGGGCCGCCGGTCCACTGGAGGGCGCGATGTTCACCGCCGGCTGGACCCTCGGGCTGATACCCCTGCACGCCGTGCCGGCCCCCGCCGCCAGGGCACTCAGCCGCCGCCGGGACCCGGGCCGGACTGACAGCGCGGACACCAGTACGCCACCCGGCTCCGATCCGCCGAGCCGTGCTGCGCGGACCTGATCGGCGTACCGCACCGCAGACACGGCAACCGCTCCCGCCCGTACACCCAGTTCGTACGGCCCCGCCGGGTGTCCCCGGTCGTGACATGCCCGGGGCGCGTCTTGTTCGCCTCCAGCAGCCGCTTCGCCAGGGTCACCAGCTTCTCCGGTGCCTTGATGTCCCCGAACGGTGTCCACGGCGTGACCCCCCGCAGAAAACAGAGCTCCGCCACGTAGACATTGCCGATGCCCGCGAGATTGCGCTGGTCGAGCAGCGCCTCCCCGACCGGCCGGTCCGGGTCGGCGGCCAGCCGCTCCAGGGCCCGCGCCGGGTCCCAGTCCGGGCCCAGCAGGTCCGGCCCGAGGTGGCCCACCACGTCGCCCTCACCGGTGGTCGGCAGCAACTCCAGCACCGGCAGGCGGTAGCCGACCGCGACCCGGCCGGCGGTCTCCAGGATCGCCCGCACCTGGTGCGACGGACCGCCGCGCCATCGCTCTCCGGGCGCGTAGAGGTGCCAGGAGCCGTCCATCTGCAGATGCGAGTGCAGGGTCAGGCCGTCCTCCAGCCGCATCATCAGGTGCTTGCCGCGCGGCACGACCTCCAGTACGCGTCGGCCCACCAGGTCCACGGTCGCCAGCTTCGGCACTCGCAGATCCGCGCGCACCAGCGAGTGCCCGGCCAATGCGGCGTGCAGGCGGTGGGTGGTGAGCCAGACTGTGTCTCCTTCGGGCATTTCTCCATTCTGGCCGACCCGGGGGTCATCCGCGGGGACCGCCGGGGTCAGCGGCCGTCGCGCAGCCGCAGACCCCGCGGAGTGGCGTGGAAACCGGCCGCTTCCAGCGCCTGGCCCAGGGGGGAGGTCAGGGCGGGCTCGCCGTTGGTCCGCTCCACGGTGAGCCTGCCCAGCGCGCCCTCGCGGACCGCCAGCGCCAGCGCGTCCGCGGCGGCCTGCACTCGTATCTCCTCCATCGGCCAGGACAGCAGCGTCTTGCCGCCCCGCTCCACATAGAGGGCGAGCTCTCCGTCGTTGAGGACGACCAGTGCGCCGGCCTTCCGCCCCGGTTTGTGGGTGACGCCCGCGGGCTGCTCGGGCCAGGGCAGCGCGGCCCCATACGGGTTGGCCGGGTCGGCGGCGGCCAGCACCACGGTCCGGGACCGGCCGGGCTGCTCCTCCTCCCGCTCCCGCGCGGTGTTCAGCGCCCGCAGCCGGTCCACCGCGCCGTCCATGGCGAACTGCGCCGCTCCCAGCCCCTCGATCACATAGCCCCGCCGGGCCTGTCCGGTCTCCTCGAACGCCGCCAGCACCCGGTAAGCCGCGGAGAAGCCGCCCGCCACTCCCTCGGCGGCCACCGCGCCCCGGGTGACCACACCGTGCCGGTCGAGCAGGGTGTGGGTCAGGGCGTGTGCCCGCAGTGTCGGATCCGGCTCGGCGGCGGGCACCAGCGACCAGCGGCCCGCGGTGGTGGGCGGTCCGCTGCGGGAGGCGGTGCTGCGCGGTGCCCGGGCGGCGAGCGAGCTGTACCGGCCGCGGGGGACCGCCCTCGGCGCCCGGTGCGCGGTGGCCCCCGCGGTGCGGCCGGAACCGAGCAGGGCCCGCAGCGGCGCCAGGGTGTCATTGGTGAGCCGGCCCGACCAGGCCAGATCCCACACCGCGTCGGCGAGTTGCGGGTCGGTGGCCTCCTGCCCGGCCGCCCGCACCTGGTCGGCGATCTGCCGGAAGAAGAGCCCGTAGCCGCCGTCCAGCGCGGCCAGCACCACCTGGTGCAGCGGCCCCAGTTCCAGTGGCTGGGGGGCGGGCAGCAGCAGCGGCGCGCTCTCCGCCAGATACAGCGACACCCACCCGTCCTTGCCGGGCAGCGCCCCGGCGCCCGCCCACAGGACCTCGCCCGACGAGGTCAGCTCGTCGAGCATCGCCGGGCTGTAACCGGTCACCCGGGACGGCAGCACCAGCTTCTCCAGCGCGGAGGCGGGCACCGCCGCGCCCTGCAACTGCTCGATAGCCCGGGCCAGCCCGTCCATCCCGCGCAGGCTGTGGGTGCCCACGTGCTGCCACTGCGGCAGGAACACCCCGAGCGTCGCGGGCGGCACCGGCTCCAGCTCCTGCCGCAGCGCCGCCAGGGAACGGCGGCGCAGCCGGCGCAGCACCGCGGTGTCGCACCACTCCTGACCGGCTCCGCCCGGCCGGAACTCGCCCTGGGCCACCCTGCCCGCCGCCGCCAGCCGGTGCAGCACGCCGTCCGCGACCGCGGCGCCCAGTCCGAACCGCGCGGCGACGTCCCCGGTGGTGAACGGCCCGTGTGTCCGGGCATACCGCGCCACCAGGTCGCCCAGTGGGTCCTTCACCGGCTCGGTGAACGCCACCGGCACCCCGACCGGCAGTGCCGTCCCCAGGGCGTCCCGCAGCCGCCCGGCGTCCTCCACCGCGGCCCAGTGCTCGGCTCCGGCGATCCGCACCCGGATCGCCCGCCGGGCCGACTCCAGCTCGGCGGCCCAGGCCGGATCAGCGCCGCGGGCGGTCAGCTCCGCGTCGGTGAGCGGCCCGAGCATCCGCAGCAGGTCGGCCACGCCTTCCGCGTCCTTGACCCTGCGGTCGTCGGTGAGCCACTGCAACTCCCGGTCCAGCTCGGCGAGGACCTCGGGATCCAGCAGTTCGCGCAGCTCCGCCTGCCCCAGCAGCTCGGCCAGCAGCCGCGAGTCCAGCGACAGTGCCGCCGCCCGGCGTTCGGCCAGTGGTGAGTCGCCTTCGTAGAGGAACTGCGCCACATAGCCGAAGAGCAGGGAACGGGCGAAGGGCGACGGCTCGGGTGTGGTGACCTCCACCAGCCGCACCCGGCGGGCTTCGATGTCGCCCATCAGCTCCACCAGGCCGGGCACGTCGAACACGTCCTGGAGGCACTCGCGGACCGCCTCCAGCACGATCGGGAAGGACCCGAACTCCGAGGTCACCTGCAGCAGTTGCGAAGCGCGCTGCCGCTGCTGCCACAGCGGGGTGCGCTTGCCCGGGGTGCGGCGCGGCAGCAGCAGAGCCCGGGCGGCGCATTCCCGGAACCGGGAGGCGAACAGCGCGGAACCGCCCACCTGGTCGGTGACCAGCTGTTCGACCTCGCCCTTGTCGAAGGCGACGTCCCCCGCTCCCACCGGCGACTGCTCGGGGTCGAACTCGGTCCCCGGCCGGCCCGGGTCGGCGTCCAGCAGGTCAAGACCCATCAGATCGGCGTCCGGCAGCCGCAGCACGATGCCGTCGTCGGCGTGCATCGCCTGCGCGTCCAGGCCGTACCGCTCCTGCAGCCGCGCGCCCAGCGCCAGCGCCCACGGGGCGTGCACCTGGGCGCCAAAGGGGGAGTGGATGATCACCCGCCAGTCGCCCAGTTCGTCGCGGAAGCGCTCAACGACGATCGTCCGGTCGTCCGGCACATGCCCGCATGCCTGGCGCTGCTCGGCCAGATACGCCAGCACGTTGTCGGCCGCCCAGGTGTCCAGACCCGCCGCCGACAGGCGCTCCCTGGCGGCCTGCGGGGGCATCGCCCCGACCTCACGCAGCCACGCCCCGAGCGCCCGGCCCAGCTCCAGCGGCCTGCCCAGCTGATCGCCTTTCCAGAACGGCAGTCGGCCCGGCACTCCGGGGGCCGGTGAGACCAGCACCCGGTCGCGGGTGATGTCCTCGATCCGCCAGGAGGTGGTGCCCAGGGTGAAGACGTCACCGACCCGGGACTCGTAGACCATCTCCTCGTCCAGCTCACCGACCCGGCCGCCGCCCTTCTTCGGGTCGGCGCCGGCCAGGAACACCCCGAACAGGCCCCGGTCCGGGATGGTGCCGCCCGAGGTGACCGCGAGCCGCTGGGCGCCGGGCCGGGCGGTCAGCGTGTTCGCCACGCGGTCCCAGACGAGGCGCGGGCGCAGCTCGGCGAAGGCGTCCGAGGGATAGCGGCCGGCCAGCATGTCCAGCACCGCCACATAGGCCGAGTGCGGGAGCGCGGCGAACGGCGCCGCCCGGCGCACCACCGCCAGCAGCTCGTCCACGTCCCAGCTGTCCATCGCGGTCATGGCGACGATCTGCTGCGCCAGCACGTCCAGCGGGTTCGCCGGCACCCGCAGCGCCTCGATC
Protein-coding regions in this window:
- a CDS encoding Fpg/Nei family DNA glycosylase — protein: MPEGDTVWLTTHRLHAALAGHSLVRADLRVPKLATVDLVGRRVLEVVPRGKHLMMRLEDGLTLHSHLQMDGSWHLYAPGERWRGGPSHQVRAILETAGRVAVGYRLPVLELLPTTGEGDVVGHLGPDLLGPDWDPARALERLAADPDRPVGEALLDQRNLAGIGNVYVAELCFLRGVTPWTPFGDIKAPEKLVTLAKRLLEANKTRPGHVTTGDTRRGRTNWVYGRERLPCLRCGTPIRSAQHGSADRSRVAYWCPRCQSGPGPGGG
- a CDS encoding Dps family protein; protein product: MTVVKSPLPEQARKTVGEALQGALVDLVDLSLLAKQVHWNIIGPRFRSIHLQLDEVVSATRTGSDNVAERAAALGISPDGRAGTVAKTSGIDTVTDGWVKDSEVVEIVVAALGSVITRMRERITATDEPDPVTQDLLIGITAELEKQHWMFQAENV
- a CDS encoding helix-turn-helix domain-containing protein, whose protein sequence is MILLRRLLGDVLRRQRQRQGRTLREVSSSARVSLGYLSEVERGQKEASSELLSAICEALDVPMSEVMREVSDDLSLAELSQSAASETTAAPMRPVLGAVTSVTSVTSVASGPDERITIKAPKKSAEAVDVVAA
- a CDS encoding CinA family protein produces the protein MTGASGASGASGAAGTSGASGQDRTADAPSARASAAAAEVLRLLDERAGTLAVAESLTGGLVAAELAAVPGASRTFRGSVTAYATALKHEILGVDAGLLAARGAVDGDVARQMATGVRDRLGADWGISTTGVAGPDPQDGKPVGTVFVAVAGPSEAPGAAEVAELALAGDRTAIRAASVAAVLELLAARLRRSTVAGPGIGQSPG